The Dethiosulfovibrio peptidovorans genome window below encodes:
- a CDS encoding 50S ribosomal protein L23 — protein MKLMPHDIIVRPIITEKSSRMMEENKYTFEIHPQANKIEVKKAVEVVFKVKVEKVHTLKVRSKPKRMGVFLGKSRAWKKAIVTLAEGERIEFFEGASV, from the coding sequence ATGAAGCTCATGCCTCACGATATCATCGTTCGGCCGATCATCACCGAGAAGAGCAGTAGGATGATGGAGGAGAATAAGTACACCTTCGAAATCCATCCTCAGGCGAACAAAATAGAGGTTAAAAAAGCCGTTGAGGTGGTCTTCAAGGTCAAGGTCGAGAAGGTTCATACGCTGAAGGTTCGCTCAAAGCCTAAAAGAATGGGTGTCTTTCTTGGGAAGAGTCGGGCGTGGAAAAAGGCTATCGTCACCCTTGCCGAAGGAGAACGTATAGA